From Cetobacterium sp. ZOR0034, one genomic window encodes:
- a CDS encoding recombinase family protein: MKVVTYLRVSTEMQKDRGSLETQRESLNEYCKKNNLNIIDSFEDVMSGGIADRDGILKIMAMLPLKKFEGVVVQNSDRISRDFKDVTLFFNDFRKHNVRLISVMEGPLDFRDDNTDAMAKIRLIFSEMERRKMRIRTKVSMAALANTDRYLGGGLLPHFKVKIINKEKKIVKNEETWDLERQKYLDILKYRSFKKVAELYCINYSTFLEQVRKVELIGHRMFGEFIKDPYTLKKVKNKDPFISSKKVLPALLTDEEFNLINALLKDNRKKFKNPKRKYLFSGLLYCSCGKKFAGNIVSKKTKSYYYYRCEGCKVFYNVDKLEINIKNAILSHPHLKLLNDTTFRLQDLQDKIELENKKLEDLMKRQRDVYCKIK, translated from the coding sequence ATGAAAGTTGTTACATACCTTAGAGTTTCTACAGAAATGCAAAAAGATAGAGGTTCTCTTGAAACACAAAGAGAATCTCTAAATGAATACTGTAAAAAAAATAATCTTAATATAATTGATAGCTTTGAAGATGTTATGTCTGGAGGTATAGCCGATAGAGATGGTATCTTAAAAATAATGGCTATGTTACCTTTGAAAAAGTTTGAAGGTGTTGTTGTTCAAAACTCTGATAGAATATCACGAGACTTTAAAGATGTAACTCTTTTCTTCAACGATTTTAGAAAACATAATGTTAGATTAATTTCAGTTATGGAAGGCCCTTTGGATTTTAGAGACGATAATACAGATGCAATGGCTAAAATAAGACTTATCTTCTCTGAAATGGAAAGAAGAAAAATGAGGATAAGAACTAAAGTTTCTATGGCAGCCTTAGCTAATACAGATAGGTATCTTGGTGGTGGTCTTCTACCACATTTTAAAGTTAAAATTATTAATAAAGAGAAAAAAATTGTTAAAAATGAAGAAACCTGGGATTTAGAAAGACAAAAGTATTTAGATATTTTAAAATATAGAAGTTTTAAAAAAGTTGCAGAGCTTTACTGCATTAATTATTCTACCTTTTTAGAGCAAGTAAGAAAAGTTGAATTAATCGGACACCGAATGTTCGGGGAGTTTATTAAAGACCCTTATACACTAAAAAAGGTTAAAAATAAAGATCCTTTTATCTCCAGTAAAAAAGTTTTACCTGCTCTACTTACTGATGAGGAATTTAATCTCATAAATGCTTTGTTAAAAGATAATAGGAAAAAATTTAAAAACCCTAAAAGAAAATATTTATTTTCTGGGCTTCTCTACTGTAGTTGTGGAAAGAAATTTGCAGGAAATATTGTTAGTAAAAAAACTAAAAGTTATTACTATTATAGGTGTGAAGGATGTAAAGTTTTCTATAATGTTGATAAATTGGAAATTAATATAAAGAATGCTATTCTGTCTCATCCTCATCTAAAATTGCTCAATGATACAACTTTTAGACTCCAGGATCTGCAAGATAAAATTGAACTTGAAAATAAAAAGTTAGAAGATTTAATGAAAAGACAAAGAGATGTTTATTGTAAAATAAAATAG